In one Cercospora beticola chromosome 1, complete sequence genomic region, the following are encoded:
- a CDS encoding uncharacterized protein (BUSCO:EOG092654QZ), giving the protein MAALKAPRAFSSFICSSCRQRLAPTIPHRAFSNTARTSAASDPFSAFSSLTPSNPRARGRAPQGNTTSIDDLLQLDSETLRNSTFANEIAGVPRDQPHKLHVYATKHNTHITFVQPSRPASQTASSGVSGTSASAKDQNKMVDVLLSLSAGNIGFRKAGRGSYDAAYQLAAFTLKQMQEKGMLRDMHSLQVILRGFGAGREAVTKVILGSEGRMIRNRIVSVVDATRLKQGGPRSKKPRRLG; this is encoded by the coding sequence ATGGCCGCACTCAAGGCTCCACGAGCATTCAGCTCTTTCATCTGTTCTTCATGTCGCCAGCGCCTGGCGCCGACCATCCCCCATcgcgccttctccaacactGCGCGAACTTCTGCAGCATCCGACCCATTCAGTGCTTTCAGCTCCCTTACGCCCAGCAATCCTCGCGCTCGTGGTCGTGCACCGCAAGGGAATACTACTTCCATCGATgaccttctccagcttgaCTCCGAGACGCTACGAAATTCCACCTTCGCCAACGAAATAGCAGGGGTTCCACGCGACCAGCCCCATAAACTCCACGTCTATGCAACGAAGCACAATACGCACATAACATTTGTGCAGCCTTCGAGGCCAGCCTCGCAAACAGCGTCATCTGGTGTCTCTGGAACATCTGCATCAGCGAAAGATCAGAACAAAATGGTCGACGTGCTTCTCTCGCTAAGTGCCGGTAACATTGGATTCCGAAAAGCTGGAAGAGGCAGCTATGATGCAGCCTACCAACTTGCTGCTTTCACTCTAAAGCAGATGCAAGAGAAGGGCATGCTCCGAGATATGCACAGTCTTCAGGTTATCCTGAGAGGCTTTGGCGCTGGGAGAGAGGCAGTCACAAAGGTCATTTTGGGCAGCGAGGGGAGGATGATCAGGAACCGCATCGTGAGTGTTGTCGATGCCACAAGGTTGAAGCAAGGTGGTCCGCGAAGCAAAAAGCCGAGGAGACTGGGCTAG
- a CDS encoding uncharacterized protein (BUSCO:EOG09262ESR), which produces MSTPALRAVSLRAGGGVARSFPASAHTSQHGRTAAYRRIGDTFRQYSEASLRSRQHGHSLSSPPLALRSHFLPSTITASPASSVRHVSFKELREQRAKEKAAGGQKAASDQKTDKASAPAQEPQPETKKAAEPEFSAADEAFAQFKAQADKEWTARQKAAEQEEEQPKDKENAEERAEGEQKDKKKKDDAPPPPPHGGKTPWQVFTETLQQEFKASKEWNESTKQLGGTIHDFTQNPNVQRAKSAYSKAAEAATSTTGKALFGTASAIGKGAAWTWDTPVAKVVRKGAAAVGSGVDKATKPIRETKTFKDVKDVIDDGASSRYGGWVEKEERRRRREERDLKMGFDPNRVAEPMEEDPNAGTNVTVHKDAAWKEAWKNFRDNSGIGKRFATFGSVYRESENPLISTARSVSDRIAGFFAENETAMVIKKFREMDPNFQLDPFLNEMRNYILPEVLEAYVKGDVETLKLWLSAAQFQVYHALMQQYTTAGLKSDGKILDIRGVDILSARILDPGEIPVFVLMCRTQEVHVYRNAKSGELAAGMEDKVQQVTYAIGVTRIPEEVSNPETRGWKFIEMQKSARDYL; this is translated from the coding sequence ATGAGCACGCCCGCACTTCGCGCCGTGTCACTGCGAGCTGGCGGCGGCGTTGCGAGAAGCTTTCCAGCATCTGCACACACATCACAGCATGGCCGCACCGCCGCCTATCGACGGATAGGGGACACTTTCAGGCAATACAGCGAAGCCTCTCTGCGATCCCGACAACATGGGCATTCGCTATCATCGCCTCCTTTGGCATTGCGATCGCATTTCCTCCCGTCCACTATTACGGCATCTCCTGCCAGTTCGGTGCGACACGTGAGTTTCAAGGAATTGCGAGAGCAGcgggcgaaggagaaggcagCGGGTGGCCAGAAGGCAGCGAGTGATCAGAAGACGGATAAAGCTTCTGCGCCCGCGCAAGAGCCTCAACCAGAGACCAAGAAGGCCGCCGAGCCCGAATTCTCTGCTGCGGACGAGGCATTTGCACAGTTCAAGGCGCAAGCCGACAAGGAATGGACCGCACGGCAAAAGGCAgcggagcaggaagaggagcagccTAAGGACAAAGAGAATGCCGAGGAAAGAGCTGAGGGCGagcagaaggacaagaaaAAGAAGGATGAtgcgcctccgccgccgccccatGGCGGCAAGACCCCTTGGCAAGTTTTCACTGAGACATTACAGCAGGAATTCAAAGCTAGTAAAGAGTGGAATGAGAGCACCAAGCAGCTTGGAGGAACCATTCACGATTTCACACAGAACCCGAACGTTCAACGAGCGAAGAGTGCATATAGCAAAGCCGCTGAGGCTGCTACTTCCACGACCGGGAAGGCTTTGTTTGGTACCGCAAGTGCAATCGGAAAGGGAGCCGCATGGACTTGGGACACACCTGTAGCGAAGGTTGTGCGCAAGGGAGCGGCTGCGGTGGGTTCAGGAGTGGATAAGGCAACGAAACCGATTCGAGAAACCAAAACATTCAAAGATGTGAAGGATGTAATCGACGATGGCGCATCATCACGATACGGTGGTTGGGTTGAAAAGGAGGAACGGCGGCGACGTCGCGAGGAACGGGACCTCAAGATGGGATTTGATCCCAACAGGGTCGCCGAGCCAATGGAGGAGGACCCCAACGCCGGCACAAACGTGACTGTGCACAAGGATGCCGCGTGGAAAGAGGCTTGGAAGAATTTCCGCGACAACAGCGGTATTGGGAAGCGCTTCGCCACCTTTGGATCCGTATATCGAGAGTCTGAAAATCCGCTGATCAGCACGGCGCGAAGTGTTTCGGATCGCATCGCTGGTTTCTTCGCGGAGAACGAGACTGCCATGGTCATTAAGAAATTCCGCGAGATGGATCCTAACTTCCAACTCGATCCCTTCCTCAATGAGATGCGCAACTACATTCTCCCGGAGGTCCTCGAGGCATATGTCAAAGGAGACGTAGAAACACTGAAGCTGTGGCTATCTGCTGCACAGTTTCAGGTATACCATGCTCTGATGCAGCAATATACGACAGCCGGTCTCAAGTCAGATGGCAAAATCTTGGACATCCGAGGTGTTGATATACTTTCCGCGAGGATTTTAGACCCTGGCGAGATTCcggtcttcgtcctcatgTGCAGAACGCAGGAAGTGCACGTGTATCGCAATGCTAAGAGCGGAGAACTGGCAGCTGGCATGGAGGACAAAGTCCAGCAAGTCACTTATGCGATCGGCGTCACCAGAATACCTGAGGAGGTCAGCAATCCTGAAACCAGAGGCTGGAAGTTCATTGAAATGCAAAAGAGTGCTAGAGATTACCTCTGA
- a CDS encoding uncharacterized protein (MEROPS:MER0005353) — MKLALILSAGALALAAPTQEQSPGARIAFPRKRHNQIRRADGSVDLTWFKRTLKTTILKYDSGFQLPEILNDVDLLFKRDTDAEEHLTDVVEGQEDELYYGAGQVGAAKQTFTFDFDTGSSDTFVPGPQCGTAQGCDGKTKYNQQGQDEHNTTTVTYGSGEVAGENYFDSVTVAGLTATHQNIISLTQAQGFSGTGSDSLMGMAFQSIANSKQPPFFFSLINQGKVSPTEFSFYLGRQKSGTAQNSELTLGGRDSSKYKGVFTQVPVTSQTYWQVKIDGASVGSNAAPGTTSGQAAIDTGTTLIIAPYLAAISIFSQIPGSIPLPLGAGIVGFAYPCASKPQVNLQFAGKKFAVNPLDFNFGTLSEDFGIQLGNDTLSGLLGGLINSYCVAGIAGADLNPTSTENFWVVGDTFLKNWYSTFQYVNPQKAYVNFAKAV, encoded by the exons ATGAAGTTAGCCCTTATCCTCTCTGCTGGAGCACTTGCTCTTGCCGCTCCAACACAAGAACAAAGTCCGGGCGCTCGGATTGCTTTTCCTCGGAAGAGACACAACCAAATCCGCAGAGCTGATGGCAGCGTTGACCTCACCTGGTTCAAACGCACGCTGAAGACCACCATCTTGAAGTATGACAGCGGATTCCAGCTGCCAGAGATCCTCAACGATGTCGATCTGCTGTTCAAGCGTGACACGGACGCAGAAGAGCACCTAACAGACGTCGTTGAGGGTCAAGAGGACGAGCTCTACTATGGCGCTGGACAGGTCGGAGCTGCGAAGCAGACCTTTACCTTTGACTTCGACACTGGTAGCTCGGACACTTTTGTTCCTGGCCCACAATGCGGTACTGCCCAGGGCTGTGATGGCAAAACCAAGTACAATCAACAGGGTCAAGATGAGCATAACACT ACTACAGTTACCTATGGCAGCGGAGAAGTTGCTGGCGAGAATTACTTCGACAGCGTAACTGTTGCTGGCCTCACCGCGACGCACCAGAACATCATCTCCCTCACTCAAGCTCAAGGCTTCAGTGGCACAGGCTCTGACAGCTTGATGGGCATGGCGTTCCAGTCGATCGCCAACTCCAAGCAGCcccctttcttcttctcgctgaTCAACCAAGGGAAAGTGTCGCCAACcgaattctccttctatcttgGACGTCAGAAGAGCGGCACGGCGCAGAACAGCGAGCTTACACTTGGGGGAAGGGACTCCAGCAAATACAAGGGCGTCTTTACCCAGGTACCTGTCACAAGCCAAACCTATTGGCAAGTCAAGATCGATGGTGCTTCGGTCGGTAGTAACGCAGCACCCGGAACCACCTCTGGACAAGCAGCTATCGATACTGGAACAACTCTCATTATCGCTCCATACCTCGCCGCCATTTCGATCTTCTCCCAGATTCCTGGAAGCATTCCACTCCCCCTCGGAGCAGGTATCGTCGGCTTTGCATATCCATGTGCATCGAAGCCACAAGTCAATCTCCAATTTGCGGGTAAGAAATTTGCCGTCAACCCCCTTGACTTCAACTTTGGTACCTTGAGCGAGGACTTTGGCATTCAGCTCGGAAACGATACACTCTCAGGCCTTCTTGGTGGTTTGATCAATTCCTATTGCGTCGCCGGCATCGCTGGTGCGGACTTGAACCCGACATCGACGGAGAACTTCTGGGTTGTCGGAGACACTTTCTTGAAGAACTGGTACTCCACATTCCAGTATGTCAACCCGCAGAAAGCATATGTAAACTTTGCGAAGGCGGTCTAA
- a CDS encoding uncharacterized protein (BUSCO:EOG092626HU): protein MLAISSAPRIDAKKRAVNHKKAQFQTANFAEQDYAHRMNFYVIPPTGDVTLEQFEEWGIARLKVLAELESCQFRNRTPAETEEYMRPILDKHLPLSSNSSRNTDIPMQRKRDHYSHWTLRLAFSSTQDLRQRFARLETQLFKLRIQQDDLRERRSFIESLPMSWETVGEEEKAQLLDQLKAATGFFNKTDEESWFKCEWENVPELVERRQVLLKRGKAYVHVREQMSMVVSEFSRQLESGLELAARFLPRMDEDNRLAPILHHLSQSFVAPDAGYSEDSSLGDITNVTAASIDSYSQHFPLCMQNLHRELKKNSHLKHFSRLQYTLFLKGLGLNLQECILFWRRSFKLITDDKFKSEYLYNIRHAYGDVGGDANKRGRGYTPYSCQKLLTEPLPASGQNNGCPYRTYSPDNLITLLQNVGVNDKELLKGVREDVGRQRYHIACNRVFEAAHKNELKKVKDENLWPASELDTILHPNTYFKRSFQLKNLGKIQKGDIGMDGPTPSSAE from the exons ATGTTGGCGATATCGAGCGCCCCGCGTATCGACGCGAAGAAGCGTGCCGTCAATCACAAAAAGGCCCAGTTTCAGACGGCCAACTTCGCGGAGCAGGATTATGCCCATCGCATGAACTTCTATGTTATACCACCAACTGGAGATGTGACGCTGGAGCAATTTGAAGAGTGGGGAATCGCACGACTGAAAGTGCTCGCTGAACTGGAGTCGTGCCAGTTTCGCAACCGCACGCCTGCAGAAACGGAAGAGTACATGCGGCCCATCCTCGACAAGCATCTGCCCCTCTCAAGTAACAGCTCTCGCAACACCGACATTCCCATGCAACGTAAACGGGACCACTACAGCCACTGGACGCTTCGTctcgccttctccagcacTCAAGACCTACGACAAAGGTTCGCCCGACTCGAGACACAGCTGTTCAAGCTGCGCATCCAGCAGGATGACCTACGAGAACGAAGATCATTCATCGAATCATTACCCATGTCGTGGGAGACtgttggcgaggaagagaaagcaCAACTGCTCGATCAACTGAAGGCCGCCACGGGCTTTTTCAACAAGACCGATGAAGAGAGCTGGTTTAAATGCGAGTGGGAGAACGTGCCAGAGCTGGTCGAGAGACGGCAGGTGTTGCTGAAGAGGGGCAAAGCATATGTCCATGTCAGAGAGCAGATGAGTATGGTTGTCAGTGAGTTCTCGCGACAGCTGGAGTCAGGTCTGGAGCTTGCGGCACGATTCTTGCCTCGGATGGACGAAGACAATAGACTGGCCCCCATTCTCCATCACCTGTCGCAATCCTTTGTGGCACCTGATGCGGGTTATTCAGAAGACTCGAGCTTGGGCGACATTACGAACGTGACCGCGGCATCCATCGATTCGTACAGCCAGCATTTCCCTCTATGCATGCAGAATCTTCATCGAGAACTGAAGAAGAACAGCCATTTGAAGCATTTCTCGCGCCTACAATATACCCTGTTCTTGAAAGGCTTAGGCTTGAACTTGCAAGAGTGCATTCTCTTctggaggaggagcttcAAGCTCATTACAGATG ACAAATTCAAATCCGAATACCTTTACAACATTCGTCACGCTTACGGTGATGTCGGTGGTGATGCAAATAAACGCGGGCGTGGCTACACACCCTACAGTTGCCAGAAACTGCTCACCGAGCCACTGCCCGCCAGTGGCCAGAATAATGGTTGCCCTTATCGTACCTACAGTCCCGACAACTTGATCACGTTGTTGCAAAATGTGGGCGTGAACGACAAGGAACTCCTGAAGGGTGTTCGAGAAGACGTCGGCAGACAAAGGTATCACATTGCGTGCAACAGGGTCTTCGAAGCGGCGCACAAGAATGAGCTCAAGAAG GTGAAGGACGAAAATCTGTGGCCTGCCAGCGAATTGGACACAATCTTGCACCCCAACACCTACTTCAAACGTAGCTTCCAGCTGAAGAACCTCGGCAAGATACAGAAAGGCGATATTGGTATGGACGGGCCGACGCCATCGTCGGCAGAATGA
- a CDS encoding uncharacterized protein (BUSCO:EOG092657H8), protein MNSLRIARGALKAAKPAFRAAPALRRGYADVASDKIQLTLALPHQAIYKSQDVVQVNIPAESGEMGVLANHVPSIEQLKPGLVEVIEEQGGSKQFFLSGGFATVQPNSVLSINAVEGYPLEDFSADAVRNQIAEAQKIASGGGSEQDVAEAKIELEVLETLQAQLK, encoded by the exons ATGAACTCGCTGCGAATTGCCCGGGGCGCCCTCAAGGCTGCCAAACCTGCCTTCCGCGCCGCTCCAGCCCTCCGCCGTGGCTACGCCGACGTGGCATCCGACAAGATCCAATTGACCTTGGCCCTCCCTCACCAG GCCATCTACAAGTCCCAGGATGT CGTGCAAGTGAACATTCCAGCCGAGTCTGGAGAGATGGGTGTCCTCGCCAACCACGTCCCTTCCATTGAGCAGCTCAAGCCAGGTCTCGTGGAGGTCATTGAGGAGCAGGGTGGAAGCAAGCAATTCTTCT TGTCGGGCGGTTTCGCGACCGTGCAGCCAAATTCCGTCTTGAGCATCAACGCCGTTGAGGGGTACCCGCTTGAGGATTTCAGTGCAGAT GCCGTAAGGAACCAGATCGCCGAGGCACAAAAGATTGCCAGCGGCGGCGGTAGCGAACAAGATGTCGCAGAGGCAAAGATTGAGCTCGAG GTTCTGGAGACTCTTCAAGCCCAGCTGAAGTAG